The segment AATACAACAATAATTTTGAGTATTTTCCACAGTTTCCACAGAAACTACTACTACTATATAAATTCATTATTAGAAAATTTTCTATTAGAAAGATTTGAAGATTTAAAAGAAAAATATTTAATTGCAATAATCAAGAAAATGGCTCTAGTATGTAAATAAAGTTATGAATTCAGATGGAGATTGTTTGTAATCAAAATGAATTTAATTATGCTATTCAATTAGTTAGTAAAGCAGTTGCTTCAAGACCTACGCATCCTATCCTTGCAAATTTACTTCTAACAGCTGATCAAGGTACTAATAAAATTAGTTTAACTGGATTTGATTTGAATCTAGGAATACAAACTTCATTTGATGCAACTGTAAACAAAAGTGGAGCAATTACAATTCCATCTAAACTTTTATCTGAAATAGTTAATAAACTACCAAGCGAAACTCCTGTCTCTCTTGATGTTGATGAGAGTTCTGACAATATTTTAATTAAAAGTGATAGGGGTTCTTTTAATATTAAAGGTATTCCATCAGACGATTACCCAAGCTTACCGTTTGTAGAAAGTGGTACATCTTTGAATATTGATCCAAGTTCTTTTTTAAAAGCTTTAAAATTAACTATATTCGCTAGTAGTAGTGATGATTCAAAGCAATTACTCACAGGAGTAAATTTTACATTTAATTTAAAATATTTGGAGTCAGCTGCAACAGATGGGCATAGATTGGCTGTTGTTTTGGTTGATAACAAAGAAAATTTTGATGAAAAAGAAGATTTTGCTTCAAATGAAGAAAACTTATCAGTTACTATACC is part of the Prochlorococcus marinus subsp. pastoris str. CCMP1986 genome and harbors:
- the dnaN gene encoding DNA polymerase III subunit beta, yielding MEIVCNQNEFNYAIQLVSKAVASRPTHPILANLLLTADQGTNKISLTGFDLNLGIQTSFDATVNKSGAITIPSKLLSEIVNKLPSETPVSLDVDESSDNILIKSDRGSFNIKGIPSDDYPSLPFVESGTSLNIDPSSFLKALKLTIFASSSDDSKQLLTGVNFTFNLKYLESAATDGHRLAVVLVDNKENFDEKEDFASNEENLSVTIPTRSLREIEKLVSLRSSENSIKLFYDKGQVVFISSNQIITTRTLEGSYPNYSQLIPDNFTKIFTFNTKKIIESLERIAVLADQQSSVVKIKLNEKDLALVSADAQDIGNASELVPVSFYFDQFDIAFNVRYLLEGLKVISSENVIFKCNLPTTPAVLVPEDNINSFTYLVMPVQVRS